The genomic window TCGTGAAGGAATGTTTGGCACACAATAGTGCAAAACATTGTTTTTTATAAAGGTTGGTTTTTCATGAGTAGTAACTTCTGAAGTTTCAAAACAGCCACCTGTATCAATGCTGACATCAACAATTACAGCACCTTTTTTCATGTGTTCAACCATTGTTTCATTTACCACAATCGGACAACGTTCTTTTCCGCGCATGGCGCCAATTGCTACATCACAGCGTCTTAAAGCTTTTAATAAACCTTTTTGCTGTATGGTAGAAGTGAAAATTCTTTGATTTAAATTGTTTTGTAAACGACGTAATTTTGTAATCGAATTATCAAAAACTTTTACGTTTGCTCCTAATCCAATTGCGGTTTTAGCAGCAAATTCGCCAACAGTTCCAGCGCCAATAATTACAACCTCAGTAGGAGGAACGCCCATAATGTTTCCGAATAAGAGCCCTTTTCCGAACTCGTTTGTAATCATTAATTCGGCTGCAATTAAAATAGAAGCAGTTCCGGCAATTTCGCTTAAAGATTTTACTGCTGGATAAGAACCGTCTTCGTCTTTTATATATTCAAAAGCTAAGGCGGTGATTTTCTTTTTTGCTAAAGCTTCGAAGTATTCTTTCTTTTTGGTTTTTAGCTGAATAGCAGAAATAATAACCGTTTCTGGATTGATCATTTCGATTTCAGTTAAAGTTGGCGGTTCTACTTTTAATAGAAACGGACAGCCAAAAACTCTTTTGGCATCTTTTGTGATTTCTGCACCGGCATCAGCATATTCTTTATCACTATAACTCGAACTTTCTCCAGCACCAGATTCTATCATGACGCGATGCCCTTCATAAGTTAAGGAAGCGACTGCATCAGGCGTAAGACAGATACGACGTTCTTGATAACTTGTTTCTTTAGGGATTCCTATAAAAAGTTCTCTTTTAAAACGACCAACCTCAAGTTTTTCTTCCTGCGGTATTAATTGTTGTTTTGTAAATGGAGTTAACGTGATTGACATGGATAGTGCAAAAAATTAAGAGTACAAATTACGTAAAAAGTTTTAGAAATAGTGTAAAAATTGTGCTAATACTACAAGCCGAATGTTAAAGATTCTGTTTAACACCCAAAATATCGCTTGGGTACATTTACTTTTGTCTGGTACCAATTTTTTGATAATGTCTTTACATAATCTGGGTAATTTGGATCTCCAATAGGATTGTCCTTGCAATTGCATTCAGGTTTCTTTTCGTAGATTATGAACATTTTTTTATATGCTCCCACAATTTTGTAATTATGTATCGATGTTTTTATACAAAACATAATACAATTTTCTGCCTCGCCAATTTCAATATATTCACAAAATTTACTATCAATCAATTGCTTAAGTTTCTGTTTGTCGGAAGTTTTAATCTTTGAAAACAGATTGTTAATGTCATTGCTATTTTTAATGTAATACCTTATGCACTTTCCATCTGCAGGGGCATCGATGCTAAGGCTGTCATTGATAAATTTACTATTTCGATCAATAATACTAACAATCTCTTTACATTTTTCAATTTTAGAAGCTTCCACTTCATCTGATAAAAAATCTGTCGTTATACCTAAAAGAAAGAGAAAAAAAAGTGCAATTAAACCAAAGATAGTGGCAAATAAAATAAGTAATTTTTTCTTCAATGATACTGTTTTAAAATAATCTTAAATCAATTTCAATTCTCTTTTCCCGTCAGAAAGCAATCCGATATTTATAGTAGAATGTTCTTCAGGAATCAAATTTGCAATTTTTTCAGACCATTCAATAAAACACCAATTTCCAGAGTATAGGTAATCATCAACTCCCATATCTAGTGCTTCGGTTTCTTGTTTTATTCTGTAAAAGTCAAAATGATAGACTTTTTTTCCGTTTGGAATTTGATATTCGTTTACTAAAGAAAAAGTTGGACTGCTAGTTGCGTCAGTAATTCCTAGGCTTTTGCATAACTGTTTGATTAGGGTGGTTTTTCCAACTCCCATTTCTCCATTAAAAAGGATAATTTTATTAGGATTTGAAGCTATAATCTGCTCCGCAACTTCTTGAATTTGATCTAATGAAAAAACGATGTTCATTGCTGTGTGTATTTTTGCCACGAATTTCGCAAATTTTCGCGAATTATTTTTATTGCCACAGATTAAAAGATTAAAAAGGATTTTTTAATCAGTGATAATCTGTGAAATCTGTGGCAAAAAATATTTTATTTAATTGTATTCACTGCTGGAAACTGAAAACTCTTATTTCGGGTTAAATACCAGAAATGGAATAATCATTTCTTCTAAAGAAATTCCTCCGTGCTGATATGTGTTTTTGTAATAGCTCACATAATGATTGTAGTTGTTTACATACGCCAAGAAAAAATCATTTTTGGCAAAAATAAACGAGCTGCTCATATTTATGGCTGGTAAACCAATTGTTTTTGGTTCCTTAACTACATATACATCTTTCTGTTCGTAAGTCAAGCTGCGACCAGTTTTGTAACGCAGATTCAGACTTGTATTTTTATCTCCCACAACTTTCGACGGATTTTTTACATTAATAGTTCCGTGATCTGTTGTTAAAATCAATTTGAAACCTAAAAGCTGCGCCTGTTGAATAATCTCTAGTAAAGGAGAATTTTTAAACCAGCTTAATGTTAGAGAACGATACGCTTTATCATCAGAAGCTAATTCTTTTACCACTTCCATTTCGGTTTTCGCATGCGAAAGCATATCAACGAAGTTGTAAACAACGGTTACCAGATCGTTTCCTTTTAGAGCTTTGAAGTTTTCTGCTAGTTTTTTTCCTCCAGCATAATTGGTGATTTTAAAATAATCTTCTTTAATATTTAAACCTAAACGTTTCAGTTGAGCCGATAAAAATTCTGCTTCATAAAGGTTTTTTCCGCCGTCTTCAACATCATTTTTCCAATATTCAGGAAACTGTTTTTCCATTTCTAAAGGCATTAAACCAGAAAAAATCGCATTTCTTGCATATTGTGTGGCAGTTGGAAGAATAGAGTAGTACGGAACCTCTTTTTCTAGTTTGTAATAATTTGAAATTACACCTTCGAAAGCTTTCCATTGGTCGTAACGCAGATTATCAATGACAACAAAAAGAATCGGTTTGTCTTTCTTTTTAAGTTCAGGAACTACTAATTCTTTAAATAAAGTATTTGATTGAATAGGTTTGTCTGCTTTTGGTGCAAACCAATCTTCATAATTTCTTTCAATATATTTTCCGAATTGCGAATTGGCTTCAACTTTTTGAGATTCTAGAATTTCGATCATCGCTGTATCATTGATGTCTTCTAGTTTTAATTCCCAAAAAAGCAATTTTTTATACAGCTCAATCCAGTCTTCATAAGAATTAACCATTGCTAATTCCATGGAAATTTTTCTGAATTCTTTCTGATAATCTAAAGTTGTTTTTTCTGTAATCAATCTCGAATCATCCAGATTTTTCTTCAAACTCAACAGAATCTGATTCGGATTTACTGGCTTAATCAAATAATCAGCGATTTTAGAACCAATGGCTTCTTCCATAATATATTCTTCCTCGCTCTTGGTAATCATAATCATCGGAATAGCAGATTTTTTTTCTTTCATTTCAGAAAGTGTTTCCAATCCGCTCATTCCGGGCATGTTTTCATCCAAAAAAACAATATCAAAATTATCTTCTTCAAATAAGGCAATCGCATCGAGTCCGTTATTGCAAGTCGTAACTTGGTAATTCTTTTTTTCTAGAAATAATATGTGTGGCTTTAGAAGATCGATTTCATCGTCGACCCAAAGTATTTTTATCTTATCCATAAATCAATTTAATTTTACTGCAATTTAAAGTTATAGAACTTAAAAAGTATTAAAAATAGTATAAAATTACCAAAGTTTAGGCATGATTTTAATTTGAATTTTAACATTTTTAGATGTATTTTATTGATAATCATAGCAATTTAGATTATGATTTTTAAATAAAAAACACCAATCTCTTTATAGTTATTTACTTATATTTGTTGACCTAAAAAATAACTCAATAGTGACTCAGATCAACAAACTTAAAATATTCAACGATCCTATATATGGTTTTATAACGATTCCGAATGCGTTGGTTTACGATTTAATTCAGCATCCGTATTTTCAGCGTCTTCGTAGAATTTCTCAAATGGGATTGTCGTATTTGGTATATCCAGGAGCTAATCATACGCGTTTTCATCATGCTTTAGGATGCATGCATTTGATGAAGAAGGCAATTGATACACTTCGCTTTAAAGATGTTGTTATTTCTGAAGAAGAAGAAAATGCGCTTTTGATCGCAATTTTGCTTCATGATATAGGACACGGACCATTTTCGCATGCCATGGAAAAGAGTATTGTTGAAGATGTGCATCATGAAGCTATTTCGCTATTGTTTATGAATCAGCTGAATGAAGAGTTTGACGGAAGATTAAGTTTGGCAATTCAGGTTTTTAAAGGAGAATACCATAGAAAATTTATGCTTCAATTGATTTCAAGTCAGTTGGATATGGATAGAATGGACTACTTAAAACGTGATAGTTTTTATACTGGTGTTGCGGAAGGAAATGTAAATTCTGAGCGATTGATTCAGATGATGAATGTAGAAAACGATGTATTGGTAATTGAAGAAAAAGGAATTTATTCTGTTGAGAAATTCCTGCTTTCGAGAAGGTTGATGTATTGGCAAGCTTATTTGCATAAAACAAGTTTAGTAGCTGAATTAATTTTAATGAAGGTGCTGAAAAGAGCAAAAGAACTGACTTTAAAAGGTATTAAACTGCCTTGTAGTGAACCGTTGATGTATTTCATGCAGAATAAAATTACGCTCGAAGATTTTGATGCTGAGAAATTAGACTTATTCTCCCAGTTAGATGATTTTGATATTATAAGCGCTCTAAAAGCTTGGCAGAAGCATAGTGATTTTATACTTTCTACATTAAGTAAAATGATTATCAATAGAGATTTATTGAAAATTAAGCTTAGCGCAGAAAAAATTCCGATGGAAGAATCACAATCTTTAAAAGAAGAGTTTGCAGAAGCGCATCAAATTTCGGCTGTAGACGCTGGTTATTTTATTTTTAGAGGTAAAATAAAAAATCAGGCGTATAGTAAAGAAGCAGAACCAATTCGTATTTTGAAAAAAGATAAAACAATTGAAGATGTTGTTGAAGCTTCTGACCAGCTGAATTTGAAATCGTTATCTAAATTGGTAACAAAATATTATATCTGTTTTCCAAAACAACTTATATAAAATTAACATTTAAAATCTATTTTTTATATTTTTGTCGCGATGAAATTTACAGCAGAACAAATAGCAGGAATTTTAGAAGGAGAAGTTGTTGGGAATCCCAATGCAGAAGTTTCTAAGCTTTCTAAAATCGAAGAAGGAGAGGAAGGTTCTCTTACTTTTTTGGCTAACCCTAAGTATATCAATTATATATATACTACAAAAGCGACAGTAACAATTGTTAATGATAGCTTTATTCCGGAACAGGAAATTAGTACTACACTTATAAAGGTAGAAGATGCCTATGCGGCGTTTTCTAAACTTTTACATTTTTATAATCAGGTAAAATTAAACAAAAACGGTATCGAGCCTCAGTCCTATATGTCTGAAGGAACGAAATATGGTGAGAATCTATATTTAGGGAGTTTTAGTTATATCGGGCAAAATGTAGTATTAGGTAATAATGTGAAAATTTACCCAAATAGCTTTATTGGCGATAATGTTGTTATTGGCGATAATGTGTTCATTTTTGCAGGTGCTAAAATTTATTCTGAAACCGTAATTGGTAATAATTGCACGGTTCATTCTGGTGTTATTATAGGCGCAGATGGTTTTGGATTTGCTCCAAACGAAAACGGAGAATATAGCAAAGTACCTCAGATTGGAAATGTTATTATTGAAGATAATGTAGATATTGGTGCTAATACTACAATTGACAGAGCAACTCTTGGTTCTACAATAATTAGAAAAGGAGTTAAGTTAGACAATCAGATTCAGATTGCCCATAATGTAGAAATAGGAAAAAATACGGTAATAGCGGCTCAAAGTGGTGTTGCGGGTTCTACAAAAATTGGTGAAAACTGTATGATTGGTGGGCAGGTAGGTATTGCAGGTCACTTAACAATAGGAAATAATGTTAGGCTTCAAGCCCAATCAGGTGTAGCCAGAAACATTAAAGATGATGAAGTTTTACAAGGAACTCCATCTCTTGGATATACAGATTTTAATAAATCGTACGTTCATTTTAAGAATCTGCCTAAAATTGTGGCCGAAGTTGAAGAATTAAAGAAACAAATAATAAACCCAAAAAATGGAAATAATGGTTAAACAGAAGACCATCAAAAATGAAATTTCACTAACAGGAGTTGGTTTACACACTGGAAAAGAAGTTACAATGACTTTTAAACCTGCACCCGTTAATAATGGTTTCACTTTTGTAAGAGTAGATTTGCAAGGTCAACCAGTCATTGAGGCTGATGCTAATTATGTTGTTAATACTCAAAGAGGTACAAATCTTGAGAAACTTGGTGTGAAAATTCAAACACCAGAACACGTTTTGGCTGCAGTAGTTGGCTGCGATTTGGATAATATTATTATTGAATTGAATGCCTCTGAACTTCCAATTATGGATGGTTCATCAAAATATTTTGTTGAAGCTATTGAAAACGCTGGTATTGAAGAACAAGACGCGCAACGTAATGTTTACGTAGTAAAAGAAGTAATCTCTTTTACAGACGAAGCAACAGGAAGCGAAATTCTTGTAATGCCAAGCGATGAATATCAGGTTACAACAATGGTAGATTTTGGTACAAAAGTTTTAGGTACTCAAAATGCTACTCTTAAAAGCTTAGCTGATTTTAAATCTGAAATTGCAAGTTCTAGAACTTTCAGCTTCCTACATGAATTAGAATCATTGTTGGAGCACGGACTTATTAAAGGTGGAGATTTAAACAATGCAATTGTATATGTAGATAAAGAAATCTCTGAGTCTACAATGGCAAACTTGAAGAAAGCATTTGGGAAAGAAGAAATATCTGTAAAACCAAACGGTGTTTTAGATAATTTAACTTTGCATTATCCAAACGAAGCCGCAAGACACAAACTACTTGATGTTATTGGAGATTTATCTCTTATTGGAGTTCGTATTCAAGGTAAAATTATTGCTAACAAACCAGGACACTTTGTAAATACTCAATTTGCTAAAAAACTGGCTAAGATTATTAAAATAGAGCAGAGAAATCATGTTCCTACTTATGATTTACATCAAGAACCATTGATGGATATTCATAAAATCATGTCTATGTTGCCTCACAGACCTCCATTCTTGTTGATTGACAGAATTATCGAAATGTCTGATCGTCACGTAGTAGGATTGAAAAATGTTACTATGAATGAGAACTTCTTTGTTGGTCACTTTCCAGAAGCTCCAGTTATGCCTGGTGTATTAATTGTAGAAGCAATGGCACAAACAGGAGGGATTCTAGTATTAAGCACTGTTCCAGATCCTGAAAACTATTTAACATATTTCATGAAAATTGACAATGTTAAATTTAAACACAAAGTGTTACCGGGAGACACTTTAATCTTTAAATGTGAGTTAATATCTCCTATCAGAAGAGGAATTTGTCATATGCAAGCAAACGCTTATGCAAATGGTAAATTAGTTACTGAAGCAGAATTAATGGCACAAATAGCAAGAAAACAATAATAAATTATCAAATTTATTGTTTAGGTTTGTTGCTTCAAATTAGAATATTTTAATTAAAAATATAAAACATACAGATGAATCAACCATTAGCATATGTTCATCCAGGCGCGAAAATCGCTAAAAACGTTGTAATAGAGCCATTTACAACAATTCACAATAATGTTGTTATTGGTGATGGTACTTGGATTGGTTCAAACGTGACCATTATGGAAGGTGCTCGAATTGGAAAAAATTGTAACATTTTTCCAGGAGCTGTAATTTCTGCGGTGCCACAAGATTTAAAATTCGGAGGTGAGGATTCTCTAGCAATTATCGGTGATAATTGTACAATTAGAGAATGCGTAACTATAAATAGAGGAACAATAGCTTCAGGTCAGACTGTAATTGGAAACAATTGTTTAGTAATGGCATATGCGCATATTGCACACGACTGTGAGATTGGAAACAATGCAATTATTGTAAATGGTGTTGCATTAGCTGGACACGTAGTTGTTGGAAATCATGCAGTTATTGGAGGTTTAGCGGCGATTCACCAGTTTATTCATATTGGAGATCATGCTATGATTTCTGGAGGATCTTTGGTTAGAAAAGACGTTCCTCCATTTACAAAAGCGGCAAAAGAGCCATTATCTTATGTTGGAATTAATTCTGTTGGTTTAAGAAGAAGAGGGTTTACAACTGAAAAAATTAGAGAAATTCAGGAAATCTACAGAATTTTATACCAAAAGAATTATAATACAACTCAAGCTTTGAGTATCATTGAAGCGGAAATGGAAGCGACTCCAGAAAGAGATGAAATTCTAGATTTTATTAGAAATTCTTCTCGAGGAATTATGAAAGGTTATTCAGGAAACTATTAATTTTAGAGTTTAGATTTCTGATTTTAGATTTCTAAACGATACAGATAACAAATAACAATAAAAATGAAGATTGATTCTTTGTCTAGAATCTAAAATCTACATTCTAAAATCTAAAATAAAAAAATACAAATGGCATCTACATCAGATATTAGAAACGGATTGTGTATTAAATTTAATCACGATATCTATAAAATTATTGAATTTCTTCACGTAAAGCCTGGAAAAGGTCCAGCTTTCGTAAGAACAAAATTGAAAAGTTTAACTTCTGGTAAAGTATTAGATAATACTTTCTCAGCAGGTCATAAAATTGACGTTATTCGTGTTGAAACACATACATTTCAATATTTATATCCAGAAGGTGACGAGTTTCACTTCATGAATGCTGAAACGTTTGAGCAGATTTCTTTAAACAAAAACATTTTGGATGCTCCAGATTTATTAAAAGAAGGAACAAACGTAATGGTACAAATCAATACAGAAACAGATTTACCTTTATCTGTTGATATGCCAGCATCTGTAATTCTTGAAGTTACGTACGCTGAGCCAGGCGTAAAAGGAAATACAGCTACAAACGCAACAAAAAATGCTACAGTAGAAACTGGTGCAAACATCAACGTTCCTTTGTTTATCAATGAAGGAGATAAAATTAAAATTGATACAGCTTCAGGTTCATACATGGAGCGTGTTAAAGAATAGTTATTTTAATTAAGATAATTTGACAATGAGTCAATTAGATAATAAGTGAATCGACATAATTTTGTATATTCACATTCTAATTGACTCATTTTCTAATTTACAAGTTTTCTAATTATACTATATGAAATTTCCAAAGAGTCATTCTTTACAAGAAATTGCTAATTTGCTTAATTGCAAATTTATCGGAGACAAAGACTTTCAAGTTTTAGGCATGAACGAGATACACGTTGTAGAGCCTGGAGATATTGTTTTTGTTGACCATCCAAAATACTATGACAAAGCTTTACAATCGGCTGCGACAATTGTTTTGATAAACAAAGAAGTGGAATGCCCAGAAGGTAAAGCGCTTTTAATCTCTGATGATCCGTTTAGAGATTTCAATATTCTTACGAAACATTTTAAACCATTCCAATTTGCTAATGTTGCCATTGCTTCTTCTGCAGAAATAGGAGAGGGAACGGTAATTCAACCAAATACTTTTGTTGGTAATAATGTTAAAATTGGTAAGAACTGCTTGATACATTCTAATGTTTCTATCTACGATCATACTGTAATTGGAGACAATGTAATTATACATGCTGGAACTATTCTAGGAGCTGATGCTTTTTATTATAAAAAACGTCCAGAAGGCTTTGATCAATTAGTTTCTGGCGGAAGAGTTGTCATTGAAGATAATGTCGGTATTGGTGCTTTATGTACAATTGATAAAGGTGTTACAGGCGATACAACTATTGGTGCAGGTTCTAAATTAGATAATCAAGTGCATGTTGGGCATGATACTGTAATAGGTAAAAAATGCTTAATTGCTTCGCAAACAGGGATCGCTGGATGTGTGATTATTGAAGATGAAGTAACGCTGTGGGGACAAGTAGGAACAACAAGTGGTATTACAATTGGAGCAAAAGCAGTTGTAATGGGACAAACTGGTGTGACTAAATCGGTTGAAGGTGGAAAATCGTATTTTGGTACTCCAATTGAAGAATCGAGAGAAAAATTGAAACAATTAGCCAATATCAAAAAGATTCCTGAAATTTTAAGTAAATTGAAGTAATATGTCTATTAAAGAATTTGTTCAGAAATTTTATAAGTCAGATGCCTTAATTGATAGCGAAATTTTAAAAACATATCTGCATCCTGACGTTACGCTTGAATGGAACAGCAGTAAAGGTTTTATTCAGATGGATTATGATTCGATAATTGAAATGGCCAACGAGCTTAGCCGTGCTTATGTGCGTTCTAAGGTGAGAATTAGCCATATTATTAGCGAAGATGATTTAGTATCAGTGCGTTACTCTCATTTTGTAAAAACGATCGAGAATCCGAGAGAAGAGATGCTTTTAGCACATTTTGCAACCATTTGGCAAATAAAAGATGATAAACTTTATAGAGGTTATCAAATGAGTCAATTTTCTTAATATTTTTTTGACAATAAAAGAGTCAAAATACATTACAAAACCTTATTTTTGCAACACAAATTTAAAAACTACATAAAATATATATCATGAGTGTTTTAGTTAATAAAGATTCCAAAATAATTGTTCAGGGATTTACAGGAAGCGAAGGTACTTTCCATGCTTCTCAAATGATTGAGTACGGTACTAATGTTGTTGGAGGTGTTACTCCAGGAAAAGGTGGTACTAGCCATTTAGATCGTCCAGTTTTTAATACAGTAAAAGATGCTGTTGACCAAGCTGGTGCTGATACTTCTATCATTTTTGTTCCGCCAGCTTTTGCTGCTGATGCAATTATGGAAGCTGCTGATGCTGGAATTAAAGTAATTATTGCTATTACAGAAGGAATTCCTGTAGCAGATATGATTAAAGCAAATAATTATGTTAAAGAAAGAAATTCAAGATTAATTGGTCCAAACTGTCCAGGTGTAATTACTCCAGGTGAAGCTAAAGTTGGTATTATGCCAGGTTTCGTTTTCAAAAAAGGTACAGTTGGTATCGTTTCTAAATCAGGAACTTTAACTTACGAAGCTGCTGACCAAGTTGTAAAACAAGGTTTAGGTATCACTACAGCTATCGGAATTGGTGGAGACCCAATCATTGGAACTACAACTAAAGAAGCTGTTGAATTATTAATGAATGATCCAGAGACTGAAGCTATCATCATGATTGGTGAAATCGGTGGTCAACTTGAAGCAGATGCTGCAAGATGGGTTAAAGCTGATGGTAACCGTAAACCAGTTATTGGTTTTATCGCTGGAGAAACTGCTCCTGCAGGTAGAACAATGGGTCACGCAGGTGCAATCGTTGGTGGTTCTGATGATACAGCTGCTGCTAAAAAGCAAATCATGAGAGACAACGGAATTCACGTTGTTGATTCACCAGCTGAAATTGGTAAAAAAGTAAAAGAAGTACTTGGATAATCTTCAAGTCTCAAAATAACAAATTCCCAAAAAAGTCTCAATATCCTGTTGAGACTTTTTTACATTTTAAAAGCTGAGGCGTAAATAAAAAAAAACTTAGCATCTTAGAACCTCAGTATCTTAGAAGCTTAAAAAGAAATATGTACAAAGAATTAGAGAAATTTAAGGCAACAAACAGTTTTACTTTTACTGTAAATGATAGTTTAGAAGAGGCTTGCAACGCTCCAGAAGGAAGTGCAGGTGTCTTTATTGTATATGCTGTTGAAGGTGGAGAAAAAGAATTAATCATGGTTGGTTCTACAGGAACTGTTCAAAATGACGGAACTTTAAAAAGTAAAAATGGTGGACTTTACGACAAAATCGTAAACGGACATCAATTTGCTAAAACAGGAAGAAAATATTCTTGGCCAGCTCAAATGAAGTTAGAGAATATTGAGGCGTTAGAAGTAGTTTGGTACGAAACTTTTGCTGGAGATGTAAAAGCAATTCCAACTGCTGTAGAAGGACAGGTTTTACAAAACTTCTTAGATGAAAATGGTAAATTGCCAAGATGGAATGTAGCTTTTTAAGCAATAAAAAATATTGAATAGTTAGCCTTACTTAAAAAAAAAAGTAAGGCTTTTTTATTTTAAATAATGAAATTGAACGTTAAAATAGCTTTGGTTTTTTTTAGAGAGAAAAGAAAAATATTGATATATAAGAAATAGAATTGTTCAGATCAATTCTGTTAATTAAAATTTAAATTATAGTAAATTTTAAGTTTGACCAAAAAAGTAGGGTAAATACTGATGAATTTGAAAAAATAAGCAAATTTTAGAGGATTATTGGGTTTTAATCATTTGCTTTTCTATATTTATCACACAAAAACAAAAAATAATGTTAAAATTTAGTTCTTTCTGAAGTAGCTAAAGTCTTGTGGAATGTAAAATACTTGTTTAATTTTTGTTAAATTAAAGTTTGTTTATGAATCCTAGACGAGTCTTTTAAACTAAATTTTTACATCACAATTTTAATCTCTTGCAGTAAATCTTCTTTTAAAGTAATTGTAAATAATTGGATTTTTTGCCCAAAGTATTTTGTATGAGCCAAATTTTAAAAAACAAAGTTTTAGATGATTTTATTCTATGGAATAATTTGAAAAATGGTAATGAGAAATCTTTCTCTTTACTTTTTGAAAAGTATTATAGAGACCTAATCAGTTACGGCAATTCGCTTTGTCCATATGCTGAAAAGGTGCAAGATTGTATTCAAGATGTTTTTGCTGATATTTGGCTTTACCGAGATTCTCTTCAAGATAATGTTGTAGTTAAGGCATATTTACTTTCAAGCGTTAGAAAGAGAATTGCTCGTTTGCATGAAAGAGATCATGTTTTTAGAAAAACTACAACTACCGATGTTTTAGAGTTCCTTTTTGACTTTTCTATAGAAAATGATTTGGTTGAAGACGAAGTCACAGCCGAACGTGTTCTTCTTTTAAATAAACTATTAAATGATTTACCTGGACGCCAGAAAGAAGCATTGTATTTACGTTATCACCAAGGTTTAAGCGTAGATCAAATTGCCGATTTATTGGAGGTGAATTATCAGTCTGCAAGCAATCTTCTTCATCGCGGTTTATTAAATCTTCGCAAGGAATGGAAAGGCAGTATTCCGCTTCTAGTCCTTATATCTTCAGGGGTTTTTTAAAAATTTAAGAAAAAATTAAAAAAAAATCTTAAATAGGTGAGTATATAATAAAA from Flavobacterium sp. KACC 22763 includes these protein-coding regions:
- a CDS encoding alanine dehydrogenase, which encodes MSITLTPFTKQQLIPQEEKLEVGRFKRELFIGIPKETSYQERRICLTPDAVASLTYEGHRVMIESGAGESSSYSDKEYADAGAEITKDAKRVFGCPFLLKVEPPTLTEIEMINPETVIISAIQLKTKKKEYFEALAKKKITALAFEYIKDEDGSYPAVKSLSEIAGTASILIAAELMITNEFGKGLLFGNIMGVPPTEVVIIGAGTVGEFAAKTAIGLGANVKVFDNSITKLRRLQNNLNQRIFTSTIQQKGLLKALRRCDVAIGAMRGKERCPIVVNETMVEHMKKGAVIVDVSIDTGGCFETSEVTTHEKPTFIKNNVLHYCVPNIPSRYSKTASLSISNILTPYLHQIAEDGGIESAIRCNKSLKNGIYLYHGILTNKAIGDWFDLPDNDINLLVF
- the tsaE gene encoding tRNA (adenosine(37)-N6)-threonylcarbamoyltransferase complex ATPase subunit type 1 TsaE, giving the protein MNIVFSLDQIQEVAEQIIASNPNKIILFNGEMGVGKTTLIKQLCKSLGITDATSSPTFSLVNEYQIPNGKKVYHFDFYRIKQETEALDMGVDDYLYSGNWCFIEWSEKIANLIPEEHSTINIGLLSDGKRELKLI
- the porX gene encoding T9SS response regulator signal transducer PorX encodes the protein MDKIKILWVDDEIDLLKPHILFLEKKNYQVTTCNNGLDAIALFEEDNFDIVFLDENMPGMSGLETLSEMKEKKSAIPMIMITKSEEEYIMEEAIGSKIADYLIKPVNPNQILLSLKKNLDDSRLITEKTTLDYQKEFRKISMELAMVNSYEDWIELYKKLLFWELKLEDINDTAMIEILESQKVEANSQFGKYIERNYEDWFAPKADKPIQSNTLFKELVVPELKKKDKPILFVVIDNLRYDQWKAFEGVISNYYKLEKEVPYYSILPTATQYARNAIFSGLMPLEMEKQFPEYWKNDVEDGGKNLYEAEFLSAQLKRLGLNIKEDYFKITNYAGGKKLAENFKALKGNDLVTVVYNFVDMLSHAKTEMEVVKELASDDKAYRSLTLSWFKNSPLLEIIQQAQLLGFKLILTTDHGTINVKNPSKVVGDKNTSLNLRYKTGRSLTYEQKDVYVVKEPKTIGLPAINMSSSFIFAKNDFFLAYVNNYNHYVSYYKNTYQHGGISLEEMIIPFLVFNPK
- a CDS encoding HD domain-containing protein, with the translated sequence MTQINKLKIFNDPIYGFITIPNALVYDLIQHPYFQRLRRISQMGLSYLVYPGANHTRFHHALGCMHLMKKAIDTLRFKDVVISEEEENALLIAILLHDIGHGPFSHAMEKSIVEDVHHEAISLLFMNQLNEEFDGRLSLAIQVFKGEYHRKFMLQLISSQLDMDRMDYLKRDSFYTGVAEGNVNSERLIQMMNVENDVLVIEEKGIYSVEKFLLSRRLMYWQAYLHKTSLVAELILMKVLKRAKELTLKGIKLPCSEPLMYFMQNKITLEDFDAEKLDLFSQLDDFDIISALKAWQKHSDFILSTLSKMIINRDLLKIKLSAEKIPMEESQSLKEEFAEAHQISAVDAGYFIFRGKIKNQAYSKEAEPIRILKKDKTIEDVVEASDQLNLKSLSKLVTKYYICFPKQLI
- the lpxD gene encoding UDP-3-O-(3-hydroxymyristoyl)glucosamine N-acyltransferase, with translation MKFTAEQIAGILEGEVVGNPNAEVSKLSKIEEGEEGSLTFLANPKYINYIYTTKATVTIVNDSFIPEQEISTTLIKVEDAYAAFSKLLHFYNQVKLNKNGIEPQSYMSEGTKYGENLYLGSFSYIGQNVVLGNNVKIYPNSFIGDNVVIGDNVFIFAGAKIYSETVIGNNCTVHSGVIIGADGFGFAPNENGEYSKVPQIGNVIIEDNVDIGANTTIDRATLGSTIIRKGVKLDNQIQIAHNVEIGKNTVIAAQSGVAGSTKIGENCMIGGQVGIAGHLTIGNNVRLQAQSGVARNIKDDEVLQGTPSLGYTDFNKSYVHFKNLPKIVAEVEELKKQIINPKNGNNG